The proteins below are encoded in one region of Lactuca sativa cultivar Salinas chromosome 3, Lsat_Salinas_v11, whole genome shotgun sequence:
- the LOC111911634 gene encoding uncharacterized protein LOC111911634, whose protein sequence is MKVGINIEDVILKEVGTGEKTMFWHDRWTGNMTLKASFPEMYKLERHKHCMVNERILPGGLVWNWKASITSPEQIREADLLLNRVSNIQLGTRNDKWVCKLSNDGVFHVEDLRLRIDRRDMQPGEVAITWTHDVPLKVNCFMWRAYLDRIPTACAFIKRGIQVTSPTCTFCEDKDEDVAHVLLQCPMVAKVWEWVFQWCGIPGYQFCNMHDLVKFTTQWGSCPKKRRCLVNICYGTIWHIWKARCDWIFKKIRPSPAKVVDLIKSNVFIWSKYRRSQCSMQWIEWCVNPICCL, encoded by the coding sequence ATGAAAGTTGGAATTAATATAGAAGATGTAATTCTAAAGGAGGTTGGTACAGGAGAAAAAACAATGTTTTGGCATGACAGGTGGACTGGAAATATGACCTTAAAAGCTTCCTTCCCTGAAATGTACAAACTGGAGCGACACAAACACTGCATGGTCAACGAAAGGATTCTCCCTGGAGGCTTGGTCTGGAACTGGAAGGCTTCTATCACCTCACCTGAGCAGATTCGTGAAGCCGACTTGCTTCTTAATAGGGTGAGTAATATTCAATTAGGGACAAGAAATGATAAGTGGGTTTGTAAGCTCTCCAATGATGGCGTATTTCATGTGGAAGACCTTAGACTGCGAATCGACCGGAGAGACATGCAACCTGGTGAAGTAGCAATAACCTGGACACACGACGTACCCTTAAAGGTTAATTGCTTTATGTGGAGAGCCTACCTTGATCGAATCCCAACTGCTTGCGCCTTCATCAAAAGGGGTATTCAAGTCACATCCCCCACGTGTACCTTCTGTGAAGATAAAGATGAAGATGTTGCTCATGTCCTTCTTCAATGCCCAATGGTAGCCAAAGTCTGGGAATGGGTATTCCAATGGTGTGGCATACCTGGTTACCAATTTTGCAACATGCATGATTTGGTGAAATTCACAACCCAATGGGGGTCGTGTCCAAAGAAAAGGAGATGCTTAGTCAACATTTGTTATGGAACCATATGGCATATTTGGAAGGCTAGATGCGACTGGATTTTCAAGAAGATTAGGCCCTCGCCAGCCAAAGTCGTCGATCTGATAAAATCTAATGTATTCATATGGTCTAAGTATAGGAGGAGTCAATGCTCTATGCAGTGGATAGAATGGTGTGTTAACCCCATATGTTGTTTGTAA